The Papaver somniferum cultivar HN1 chromosome 3, ASM357369v1, whole genome shotgun sequence genome includes a region encoding these proteins:
- the LOC113356192 gene encoding lysM domain-containing GPI-anchored protein 1-like: MSKHTHTHQFLFYLLMFILGVSIVSSKSTIEPCSNSDSCNALVGYTLYTDLKVSQVASLFQVDPISLLTANAIDISYPDVENHILPAKLFLKIPITCSCVDGIRKSVSTRYKTRPADTLSLIADSVYAGLVSADQIREANSVSDPSVLDVGQILTVPLPCTCFNSSDNNLPAVYLSYVVRPMDTLAEIAAGYSTTLTDLMNVNAMGVPSVGAGDIIAVPIPACASNFPKTSADFGLTVPNGSYAITAGHCVQCSCGPGNLKLYCQPASLAVSCSSMQCKSSNLMVGNITTQPSGGGCNVNACTYGGIVNGSIVASLSTTLQPRCPAPHQFPPLIAPTALTVRDPLFAPAPAPSLEGVISTNPGTVIPGTGLHPGGMSPANGPTGSTSDAPSAIPLSRYQIGILLLCVVISWWV; this comes from the exons ATGTCAAAACATACTCACACTCATCAGTTCTTGTTCTACTTGTTGATGTTCATCTTGGGTGTTTCTATTGTTAGCTCAAAATCAACAATAGAACCATGTTCAAACTCCGATTCTTGTAATGCACTAGTAGGTTACACACTATACACAGATCTTAAAGTATCACAAGTAGCTTCACTATTCCAGGTAGATCCAATCTCTCTACTCACAGCAAATGCAATAGACATTTCATACCCAGATGTTGAAAACCATATTCTACCAGCTAAACTCTTTCTGAAAATACCCATTACCTGTTCTTGTGTGGATGGTATTCGTAAATCGGTGTCAACTCGGTATAAAACTCGGCCTGCTGATACACTGTCTTTGATAGCTGATAGTGTTTACGCTGGGTTGGTTTCTGCTGATCAGATAAGAGAAGCTAATTCTGTTTCTGATCCTTCTGTTCTTGATGTGGGTCAGATTCTTACCGTGCCTTTGCCATGTACTTGTTTCAACTCAAGTGATAATAATCTACCCGCAGTCTATCTTTCTTATGTTGTAAGACCTATGGATACTTTAGCGGAGATTGCAGCTGGGTATTCCACTACTCTTACTGATCTTATGAATGTTAATGCTATGGGTGTTCCATCTGTTGGAGCTGGTGACATAATTGCAGTTCCTATTCCtg CTTGTGCGTCAAACTTCCCAAAAACTTCTGCGGATTTTGGTTTAACTGTGCCAAATGGGAGCTACGCCATTACTGCAGGTCATTGTGTTCAGTGCAGTTGTGGACCTGGAAATCTAAA ATTATACTGCCAACCTGCTTCATTGGCAGTTTCGTGTTCAAGCATGCAATGCAAAAGCAGTAACCTCATGGTTGGAAATATTACGACGCAACCAAGTGGTGGTGGTTGTAATGTTAATGCCTGTACATACGGCGGTATTGTCAATGGTAGCATTGTCGCCAG TTTGTCCACAACTCTTCAACCTCGATGCCCAG CGCCACATCAATTTCCCCCACTTATAGCTCCAACTGCATTAACGGTTAGGGACCCATTATTTGCTCCAGCCCCTGCACCTTCTCTAGAAGGTGTGATATCAACAAATCCTGGGACTGTGATTCCAGGAACTGGTTTGCATCCTGGTGGAATGTCTCCAGCAAATGGACCTACTGGAAGTACCTCTGATGCACCATCCGCGATCCCCCTATCCAGATATCAAATCGGAATTCTGCTCTTATGTGTTGTCATAAGTTGGTGGGTTTGA